Proteins from a genomic interval of Spea bombifrons isolate aSpeBom1 chromosome 4, aSpeBom1.2.pri, whole genome shotgun sequence:
- the CNOT4 gene encoding CCR4-NOT transcription complex subunit 4 isoform X3 gives MSRSPDVKEDPVECPLCMEPLEIDDINFFPCTCGYQICRFCWHRIRTDENGLCPACRKPYPEDPAVYKPLSQEELQRIKNEKKQKQNERKQKISENRKHLASVRVVQKNLVFVVGLSQRLADPEVLKRPEYFGKFGKIHKVVINNSTSYAGSQGPSASAYVTYIRSEDALRAIQCVNNVVVDGRTLKASLGTTKYCSYFLKNMQCPKPDCMYLHELGDEAASFTKEEMQAGKHQEYEQKLLQELYKLNPNFLHLSTGTVDKNKNKVTPIQRYDVPNSNNKEAWPSLQSSSRSANGLTLEPRKSPPILDSGLDPDHMTPDGPDSDFGLFWETAEPNVSNFGRVIEDETSSVDKSPESISIGNGDNLQQILPSDTPSPPPGLSKPNPAAPVSSANHSTRSPFEEAVTESQSLFSDNFRHPNPIPSGLPPFPSSPQTSNEWPTAPEPQSLFTSETIPVSSSTDWQAAFGFGSSKQQEDDLGFDPFDITRKALADLIEKELSVSDQPALSPTSAQNPSPHTTAKGPGSGFLHPTAVTNANSMGGTFSALPQRFPPFQHRAVYNSFSFPGQAARYPWMAFPRNNIMHLNHTANPTSNSNFLDLAHPPQHSTGLGGIPIADHSNSVESKNVKEWQDGLRALLPNININFGGLQNASNPSSAPTSNTGTTNSLNWDNPGSWMDPAIITGIPSSTGNGLEPLQDDNPPHWLKSLQALTEMDGPSGSLPPHHPHNNLFSTQIPLHRANWSPYPPPTNPTFHSPPPGFQTAFRPPTKTPTDLLQSSALDRH, from the exons ATGTCCCGCAGCCCCGATGTGAAAGAAGACCCAGTGGAGTGCCCCCTTTGCATGGAACCGTTGGAAATCGATGACATCAACTTCTTTCCCTGCACATGCGGCTATCAGATCTGCCGGTTCTGCTGGCATCGTATACGCACAGACGAAAACGGGCTTTGCCCCGCTTGCAGAAAG CCATATCCCGAGGACCCGGCAGTATACAAACCCCTCTCCCAAGAGGAGCTACAGAGGataaagaatgaaaagaagCAAAAGCAGAACGAGAGGAAACAGAAAATATCAGAAAACCGCAAACATTTGGCCAGCGTGCGCGTTGTGCAGAAAAACCTCGTTTTCGTAGTGGGATTATCACAGCGGCTCGCAGACCCAGAG GTTTTAAAACGACCGGAATATTTTGGAAAGTTTGGTAAAATACACAAAGTTGTCATTAATAACAGCACATCCTATGCAGGCTCACAG GGCCCAAGCGCGAGTGCGTACGTAACGTACATCCGGTCAGAAGATGCACTCCGAGCTATCCAGTGCGTCAACAATGTGGTGGTAGACGGCAGAACACTAAAG GCATCTTTAGGTACTACGAAATACTGCAGCTACTTCTTAAAAAACATGCAGTGTCCCAAGCCAGACTGTATGTATTTACACGAATTAGGGGACGAGGCGGCCAGCTTTACAAAGGAAGAAATGCAG GCGGGCAAACATCAAGAATATGAACAGAAGCTCCTGCAGGAGTTATACAAGCTAAACCCCAACTTCCTGCATTTGTCTACGGGTACCGtcgataaaaataaaaacaaggtgACTCCGATACAGAGGTATGACGT ACCCAACAGTAATAACAAAGAAGCCTGGCCGTCCTTACAGAGTTCGAGCAGGTCTGCCAACGGCTTAACATTGGAGCCCAGAAAATCACCTCCTATCTTAGACAGTGGCTTAGATCCCGATCACATGACTCCAGACGGCCCCGACTCAGACTTTGG GCTGTTTTGGGAAACCGCTGAACCTAATGTTTCCAATTTTGGCAGGGTCATAGAGGACGAAACGAG TTCTGTCGACAAATCTCCAGAATCGATAAGTATAGGAAACGGAGATAATTTACAACAG ATATTACCAAGCGACACACCTTCACCTCCGCCAGGCTTATCGAAACCAAATCCCGCCGCCCCCGTCAGCTCAGCCAATCACAGTACGCGGTCTCCCTTCGAGGAAGCGGTGACGGAATCCCAGTCGTTATTCTCCGACAACTTCCGACACCCAAATCCTATCCCCAGCGGGCTACCTCCTTTTCCCAGCTCCCCACAGACCTCCAACGAATGGCCCACAGCGCCAGAACCTCAGTCTCTCTTCACATCAG AAACGATCCCCGTCTCCTCGTCCACAGACTGGCAAGCGGCGTTCGGGTTCGGTTCTTCCAAACAGCAAGAGGACGACTTGGGTTTTGACCCTTTCGATATCACCCGCAAAGCCTTAGCAGACTTGATCGAGAAGGAACTGTCCGTTTCGGACCAACCCGCGCTGTCGCCCACGTCCGCTCAGAATCCTTCTCCTCACACTACTGCCAAAGGGCCAGGATCTGGCTTCCTCCACCCCACCGCCGTCACCAACGCCAACTCCATGGGCGGCACGTTTTCAGCCTTGCCGCAGCGGTTCCCGCCGTTCCAGCACAGAGCGGTTTATAACTCGTTCAGTTTCCCCGGCCAGGCCGCACGGTATCCGTGGATGGCCTTCCCCCGAAACAACATCATGCACTTGAACCACACCGCAAACCCGACCTCAAACAGTAATTTCTTGGACTTGGCTCATCCTCCACAGCACAGCACGGGTCTGGGCGGCATCCCCATCGCAG ACCACAGCAATTCAGTAGAGAGTAAAAATGTGAAGGAATGGCAGGACGGGCTAAGGGCACTTCTACCCAACATTAACATCAACTTTGGTGGGCTCCAAAATGCTTCTAACCCTTCCAGTGCGCCAACCTCCAACACTGGCACCACCAACAGCCTGAACTGGGACAATCCTGGCAGCTGGATGGACCCCGCCATCATCACAG GTATCCCATCATCCACAGGAAATGGTCTAGAACCTTTGCAGGACGACAATCCGCCACACTGGTTAAAATCACTGCAAGCGCTGACAGAGATGGACGGCCCCAGCGGCTCCTTACCCCCCCACCACCCTCACAACAACCTCTTCAGCACACAGATACCCCTACACAGAGCCAACTGGAGCCCATACCCTCCCCCTACAAACCCAACGTTCCACTCCCCACCACCCGGCTTCCAGACAGCCTTCAGACCACCTACAAAAACCCCTACAGATCTACTACAGAGTTCGGCCCTGGACCGTCATTAA
- the CNOT4 gene encoding CCR4-NOT transcription complex subunit 4 isoform X6, translating into MSRSPDVKEDPVECPLCMEPLEIDDINFFPCTCGYQICRFCWHRIRTDENGLCPACRKPYPEDPAVYKPLSQEELQRIKNEKKQKQNERKQKISENRKHLASVRVVQKNLVFVVGLSQRLADPEVLKRPEYFGKFGKIHKVVINNSTSYAGSQGPSASAYVTYIRSEDALRAIQCVNNVVVDGRTLKASLGTTKYCSYFLKNMQCPKPDCMYLHELGDEAASFTKEEMQAGKHQEYEQKLLQELYKLNPNFLHLSTGTVDKNKNKVTPIQRYDVPNSNNKEAWPSLQSSSRSANGLTLEPRKSPPILDSGLDPDHMTPDGPDSDFGLFWETAEPNVSNFGRVIEDETSSVDKSPESISIGNGDNLQQILPSDTPSPPPGLSKPNPAAPVSSANHSTRSPFEEAVTESQSLFSDNFRHPNPIPSGLPPFPSSPQTSNEWPTAPEPQSLFTSETIPVSSSTDWQAAFGFGSSKQQEDDLGFDPFDITRKALADLIEKELSVSDQPALSPTSAQNPSPHTTAKGPGSGFLHPTAVTNANSMGGTFSALPQRFPPFQHRAVYNSFSFPGQAARYPWMAFPRNNIMHLNHTANPTSNSNFLDLAHPPQHSTGLGGIPIAGIPSSTGNGLEPLQDDNPPHWLKSLQALTEMDGPSGSLPPHHPHNNLFSTQIPLHRANWSPYPPPTNPTFHSPPPGFQTAFRPPTKTPTDLLQSSALDRH; encoded by the exons ATGTCCCGCAGCCCCGATGTGAAAGAAGACCCAGTGGAGTGCCCCCTTTGCATGGAACCGTTGGAAATCGATGACATCAACTTCTTTCCCTGCACATGCGGCTATCAGATCTGCCGGTTCTGCTGGCATCGTATACGCACAGACGAAAACGGGCTTTGCCCCGCTTGCAGAAAG CCATATCCCGAGGACCCGGCAGTATACAAACCCCTCTCCCAAGAGGAGCTACAGAGGataaagaatgaaaagaagCAAAAGCAGAACGAGAGGAAACAGAAAATATCAGAAAACCGCAAACATTTGGCCAGCGTGCGCGTTGTGCAGAAAAACCTCGTTTTCGTAGTGGGATTATCACAGCGGCTCGCAGACCCAGAG GTTTTAAAACGACCGGAATATTTTGGAAAGTTTGGTAAAATACACAAAGTTGTCATTAATAACAGCACATCCTATGCAGGCTCACAG GGCCCAAGCGCGAGTGCGTACGTAACGTACATCCGGTCAGAAGATGCACTCCGAGCTATCCAGTGCGTCAACAATGTGGTGGTAGACGGCAGAACACTAAAG GCATCTTTAGGTACTACGAAATACTGCAGCTACTTCTTAAAAAACATGCAGTGTCCCAAGCCAGACTGTATGTATTTACACGAATTAGGGGACGAGGCGGCCAGCTTTACAAAGGAAGAAATGCAG GCGGGCAAACATCAAGAATATGAACAGAAGCTCCTGCAGGAGTTATACAAGCTAAACCCCAACTTCCTGCATTTGTCTACGGGTACCGtcgataaaaataaaaacaaggtgACTCCGATACAGAGGTATGACGT ACCCAACAGTAATAACAAAGAAGCCTGGCCGTCCTTACAGAGTTCGAGCAGGTCTGCCAACGGCTTAACATTGGAGCCCAGAAAATCACCTCCTATCTTAGACAGTGGCTTAGATCCCGATCACATGACTCCAGACGGCCCCGACTCAGACTTTGG GCTGTTTTGGGAAACCGCTGAACCTAATGTTTCCAATTTTGGCAGGGTCATAGAGGACGAAACGAG TTCTGTCGACAAATCTCCAGAATCGATAAGTATAGGAAACGGAGATAATTTACAACAG ATATTACCAAGCGACACACCTTCACCTCCGCCAGGCTTATCGAAACCAAATCCCGCCGCCCCCGTCAGCTCAGCCAATCACAGTACGCGGTCTCCCTTCGAGGAAGCGGTGACGGAATCCCAGTCGTTATTCTCCGACAACTTCCGACACCCAAATCCTATCCCCAGCGGGCTACCTCCTTTTCCCAGCTCCCCACAGACCTCCAACGAATGGCCCACAGCGCCAGAACCTCAGTCTCTCTTCACATCAG AAACGATCCCCGTCTCCTCGTCCACAGACTGGCAAGCGGCGTTCGGGTTCGGTTCTTCCAAACAGCAAGAGGACGACTTGGGTTTTGACCCTTTCGATATCACCCGCAAAGCCTTAGCAGACTTGATCGAGAAGGAACTGTCCGTTTCGGACCAACCCGCGCTGTCGCCCACGTCCGCTCAGAATCCTTCTCCTCACACTACTGCCAAAGGGCCAGGATCTGGCTTCCTCCACCCCACCGCCGTCACCAACGCCAACTCCATGGGCGGCACGTTTTCAGCCTTGCCGCAGCGGTTCCCGCCGTTCCAGCACAGAGCGGTTTATAACTCGTTCAGTTTCCCCGGCCAGGCCGCACGGTATCCGTGGATGGCCTTCCCCCGAAACAACATCATGCACTTGAACCACACCGCAAACCCGACCTCAAACAGTAATTTCTTGGACTTGGCTCATCCTCCACAGCACAGCACGGGTCTGGGCGGCATCCCCATCGCAG GTATCCCATCATCCACAGGAAATGGTCTAGAACCTTTGCAGGACGACAATCCGCCACACTGGTTAAAATCACTGCAAGCGCTGACAGAGATGGACGGCCCCAGCGGCTCCTTACCCCCCCACCACCCTCACAACAACCTCTTCAGCACACAGATACCCCTACACAGAGCCAACTGGAGCCCATACCCTCCCCCTACAAACCCAACGTTCCACTCCCCACCACCCGGCTTCCAGACAGCCTTCAGACCACCTACAAAAACCCCTACAGATCTACTACAGAGTTCGGCCCTGGACCGTCATTAA
- the CNOT4 gene encoding CCR4-NOT transcription complex subunit 4 isoform X4, which produces MSRSPDVKEDPVECPLCMEPLEIDDINFFPCTCGYQICRFCWHRIRTDENGLCPACRKPYPEDPAVYKPLSQEELQRIKNEKKQKQNERKQKISENRKHLASVRVVQKNLVFVVGLSQRLADPEVLKRPEYFGKFGKIHKVVINNSTSYAGSQGPSASAYVTYIRSEDALRAIQCVNNVVVDGRTLKASLGTTKYCSYFLKNMQCPKPDCMYLHELGDEAASFTKEEMQAGKHQEYEQKLLQELYKLNPNFLHLSTGTVDKNKNKVTPIQRPNSNNKEAWPSLQSSSRSANGLTLEPRKSPPILDSGLDPDHMTPDGPDSDFGLFWETAEPNVSNFGRVIEDETSSVDKSPESISIGNGDNLQQILPSDTPSPPPGLSKPNPAAPVSSANHSTRSPFEEAVTESQSLFSDNFRHPNPIPSGLPPFPSSPQTSNEWPTAPEPQSLFTSETIPVSSSTDWQAAFGFGSSKQQEDDLGFDPFDITRKALADLIEKELSVSDQPALSPTSAQNPSPHTTAKGPGSGFLHPTAVTNANSMGGTFSALPQRFPPFQHRAVYNSFSFPGQAARYPWMAFPRNNIMHLNHTANPTSNSNFLDLAHPPQHSTGLGGIPIADHSNSVESKNVKEWQDGLRALLPNININFGGLQNASNPSSAPTSNTGTTNSLNWDNPGSWMDPAIITGIPSSTGNGLEPLQDDNPPHWLKSLQALTEMDGPSGSLPPHHPHNNLFSTQIPLHRANWSPYPPPTNPTFHSPPPGFQTAFRPPTKTPTDLLQSSALDRH; this is translated from the exons ATGTCCCGCAGCCCCGATGTGAAAGAAGACCCAGTGGAGTGCCCCCTTTGCATGGAACCGTTGGAAATCGATGACATCAACTTCTTTCCCTGCACATGCGGCTATCAGATCTGCCGGTTCTGCTGGCATCGTATACGCACAGACGAAAACGGGCTTTGCCCCGCTTGCAGAAAG CCATATCCCGAGGACCCGGCAGTATACAAACCCCTCTCCCAAGAGGAGCTACAGAGGataaagaatgaaaagaagCAAAAGCAGAACGAGAGGAAACAGAAAATATCAGAAAACCGCAAACATTTGGCCAGCGTGCGCGTTGTGCAGAAAAACCTCGTTTTCGTAGTGGGATTATCACAGCGGCTCGCAGACCCAGAG GTTTTAAAACGACCGGAATATTTTGGAAAGTTTGGTAAAATACACAAAGTTGTCATTAATAACAGCACATCCTATGCAGGCTCACAG GGCCCAAGCGCGAGTGCGTACGTAACGTACATCCGGTCAGAAGATGCACTCCGAGCTATCCAGTGCGTCAACAATGTGGTGGTAGACGGCAGAACACTAAAG GCATCTTTAGGTACTACGAAATACTGCAGCTACTTCTTAAAAAACATGCAGTGTCCCAAGCCAGACTGTATGTATTTACACGAATTAGGGGACGAGGCGGCCAGCTTTACAAAGGAAGAAATGCAG GCGGGCAAACATCAAGAATATGAACAGAAGCTCCTGCAGGAGTTATACAAGCTAAACCCCAACTTCCTGCATTTGTCTACGGGTACCGtcgataaaaataaaaacaaggtgACTCCGATACAGAG ACCCAACAGTAATAACAAAGAAGCCTGGCCGTCCTTACAGAGTTCGAGCAGGTCTGCCAACGGCTTAACATTGGAGCCCAGAAAATCACCTCCTATCTTAGACAGTGGCTTAGATCCCGATCACATGACTCCAGACGGCCCCGACTCAGACTTTGG GCTGTTTTGGGAAACCGCTGAACCTAATGTTTCCAATTTTGGCAGGGTCATAGAGGACGAAACGAG TTCTGTCGACAAATCTCCAGAATCGATAAGTATAGGAAACGGAGATAATTTACAACAG ATATTACCAAGCGACACACCTTCACCTCCGCCAGGCTTATCGAAACCAAATCCCGCCGCCCCCGTCAGCTCAGCCAATCACAGTACGCGGTCTCCCTTCGAGGAAGCGGTGACGGAATCCCAGTCGTTATTCTCCGACAACTTCCGACACCCAAATCCTATCCCCAGCGGGCTACCTCCTTTTCCCAGCTCCCCACAGACCTCCAACGAATGGCCCACAGCGCCAGAACCTCAGTCTCTCTTCACATCAG AAACGATCCCCGTCTCCTCGTCCACAGACTGGCAAGCGGCGTTCGGGTTCGGTTCTTCCAAACAGCAAGAGGACGACTTGGGTTTTGACCCTTTCGATATCACCCGCAAAGCCTTAGCAGACTTGATCGAGAAGGAACTGTCCGTTTCGGACCAACCCGCGCTGTCGCCCACGTCCGCTCAGAATCCTTCTCCTCACACTACTGCCAAAGGGCCAGGATCTGGCTTCCTCCACCCCACCGCCGTCACCAACGCCAACTCCATGGGCGGCACGTTTTCAGCCTTGCCGCAGCGGTTCCCGCCGTTCCAGCACAGAGCGGTTTATAACTCGTTCAGTTTCCCCGGCCAGGCCGCACGGTATCCGTGGATGGCCTTCCCCCGAAACAACATCATGCACTTGAACCACACCGCAAACCCGACCTCAAACAGTAATTTCTTGGACTTGGCTCATCCTCCACAGCACAGCACGGGTCTGGGCGGCATCCCCATCGCAG ACCACAGCAATTCAGTAGAGAGTAAAAATGTGAAGGAATGGCAGGACGGGCTAAGGGCACTTCTACCCAACATTAACATCAACTTTGGTGGGCTCCAAAATGCTTCTAACCCTTCCAGTGCGCCAACCTCCAACACTGGCACCACCAACAGCCTGAACTGGGACAATCCTGGCAGCTGGATGGACCCCGCCATCATCACAG GTATCCCATCATCCACAGGAAATGGTCTAGAACCTTTGCAGGACGACAATCCGCCACACTGGTTAAAATCACTGCAAGCGCTGACAGAGATGGACGGCCCCAGCGGCTCCTTACCCCCCCACCACCCTCACAACAACCTCTTCAGCACACAGATACCCCTACACAGAGCCAACTGGAGCCCATACCCTCCCCCTACAAACCCAACGTTCCACTCCCCACCACCCGGCTTCCAGACAGCCTTCAGACCACCTACAAAAACCCCTACAGATCTACTACAGAGTTCGGCCCTGGACCGTCATTAA
- the CNOT4 gene encoding CCR4-NOT transcription complex subunit 4 isoform X8, with the protein MSRSPDVKEDPVECPLCMEPLEIDDINFFPCTCGYQICRFCWHRIRTDENGLCPACRKPYPEDPAVYKPLSQEELQRIKNEKKQKQNERKQKISENRKHLASVRVVQKNLVFVVGLSQRLADPEVLKRPEYFGKFGKIHKVVINNSTSYAGSQGPSASAYVTYIRSEDALRAIQCVNNVVVDGRTLKASLGTTKYCSYFLKNMQCPKPDCMYLHELGDEAASFTKEEMQAGKHQEYEQKLLQELYKLNPNFLHLSTGTVDKNKNKVTPIQRYDVSVDKSPESISIGNGDNLQQILPSDTPSPPPGLSKPNPAAPVSSANHSTRSPFEEAVTESQSLFSDNFRHPNPIPSGLPPFPSSPQTSNEWPTAPEPQSLFTSETIPVSSSTDWQAAFGFGSSKQQEDDLGFDPFDITRKALADLIEKELSVSDQPALSPTSAQNPSPHTTAKGPGSGFLHPTAVTNANSMGGTFSALPQRFPPFQHRAVYNSFSFPGQAARYPWMAFPRNNIMHLNHTANPTSNSNFLDLAHPPQHSTGLGGIPIADHSNSVESKNVKEWQDGLRALLPNININFGGLQNASNPSSAPTSNTGTTNSLNWDNPGSWMDPAIITGIPSSTGNGLEPLQDDNPPHWLKSLQALTEMDGPSGSLPPHHPHNNLFSTQIPLHRANWSPYPPPTNPTFHSPPPGFQTAFRPPTKTPTDLLQSSALDRH; encoded by the exons ATGTCCCGCAGCCCCGATGTGAAAGAAGACCCAGTGGAGTGCCCCCTTTGCATGGAACCGTTGGAAATCGATGACATCAACTTCTTTCCCTGCACATGCGGCTATCAGATCTGCCGGTTCTGCTGGCATCGTATACGCACAGACGAAAACGGGCTTTGCCCCGCTTGCAGAAAG CCATATCCCGAGGACCCGGCAGTATACAAACCCCTCTCCCAAGAGGAGCTACAGAGGataaagaatgaaaagaagCAAAAGCAGAACGAGAGGAAACAGAAAATATCAGAAAACCGCAAACATTTGGCCAGCGTGCGCGTTGTGCAGAAAAACCTCGTTTTCGTAGTGGGATTATCACAGCGGCTCGCAGACCCAGAG GTTTTAAAACGACCGGAATATTTTGGAAAGTTTGGTAAAATACACAAAGTTGTCATTAATAACAGCACATCCTATGCAGGCTCACAG GGCCCAAGCGCGAGTGCGTACGTAACGTACATCCGGTCAGAAGATGCACTCCGAGCTATCCAGTGCGTCAACAATGTGGTGGTAGACGGCAGAACACTAAAG GCATCTTTAGGTACTACGAAATACTGCAGCTACTTCTTAAAAAACATGCAGTGTCCCAAGCCAGACTGTATGTATTTACACGAATTAGGGGACGAGGCGGCCAGCTTTACAAAGGAAGAAATGCAG GCGGGCAAACATCAAGAATATGAACAGAAGCTCCTGCAGGAGTTATACAAGCTAAACCCCAACTTCCTGCATTTGTCTACGGGTACCGtcgataaaaataaaaacaaggtgACTCCGATACAGAGGTATGACGT TTCTGTCGACAAATCTCCAGAATCGATAAGTATAGGAAACGGAGATAATTTACAACAG ATATTACCAAGCGACACACCTTCACCTCCGCCAGGCTTATCGAAACCAAATCCCGCCGCCCCCGTCAGCTCAGCCAATCACAGTACGCGGTCTCCCTTCGAGGAAGCGGTGACGGAATCCCAGTCGTTATTCTCCGACAACTTCCGACACCCAAATCCTATCCCCAGCGGGCTACCTCCTTTTCCCAGCTCCCCACAGACCTCCAACGAATGGCCCACAGCGCCAGAACCTCAGTCTCTCTTCACATCAG AAACGATCCCCGTCTCCTCGTCCACAGACTGGCAAGCGGCGTTCGGGTTCGGTTCTTCCAAACAGCAAGAGGACGACTTGGGTTTTGACCCTTTCGATATCACCCGCAAAGCCTTAGCAGACTTGATCGAGAAGGAACTGTCCGTTTCGGACCAACCCGCGCTGTCGCCCACGTCCGCTCAGAATCCTTCTCCTCACACTACTGCCAAAGGGCCAGGATCTGGCTTCCTCCACCCCACCGCCGTCACCAACGCCAACTCCATGGGCGGCACGTTTTCAGCCTTGCCGCAGCGGTTCCCGCCGTTCCAGCACAGAGCGGTTTATAACTCGTTCAGTTTCCCCGGCCAGGCCGCACGGTATCCGTGGATGGCCTTCCCCCGAAACAACATCATGCACTTGAACCACACCGCAAACCCGACCTCAAACAGTAATTTCTTGGACTTGGCTCATCCTCCACAGCACAGCACGGGTCTGGGCGGCATCCCCATCGCAG ACCACAGCAATTCAGTAGAGAGTAAAAATGTGAAGGAATGGCAGGACGGGCTAAGGGCACTTCTACCCAACATTAACATCAACTTTGGTGGGCTCCAAAATGCTTCTAACCCTTCCAGTGCGCCAACCTCCAACACTGGCACCACCAACAGCCTGAACTGGGACAATCCTGGCAGCTGGATGGACCCCGCCATCATCACAG GTATCCCATCATCCACAGGAAATGGTCTAGAACCTTTGCAGGACGACAATCCGCCACACTGGTTAAAATCACTGCAAGCGCTGACAGAGATGGACGGCCCCAGCGGCTCCTTACCCCCCCACCACCCTCACAACAACCTCTTCAGCACACAGATACCCCTACACAGAGCCAACTGGAGCCCATACCCTCCCCCTACAAACCCAACGTTCCACTCCCCACCACCCGGCTTCCAGACAGCCTTCAGACCACCTACAAAAACCCCTACAGATCTACTACAGAGTTCGGCCCTGGACCGTCATTAA
- the CNOT4 gene encoding CCR4-NOT transcription complex subunit 4 isoform X9, giving the protein MSRSPDVKEDPVECPLCMEPLEIDDINFFPCTCGYQICRFCWHRIRTDENGLCPACRKPYPEDPAVYKPLSQEELQRIKNEKKQKQNERKQKISENRKHLASVRVVQKNLVFVVGLSQRLADPEVLKRPEYFGKFGKIHKVVINNSTSYAGSQGPSASAYVTYIRSEDALRAIQCVNNVVVDGRTLKASLGTTKYCSYFLKNMQCPKPDCMYLHELGDEAASFTKEEMQAGKHQEYEQKLLQELYKLNPNFLHLSTGTVDKNKNKVTPIQRYDVSVDKSPESISIGNGDNLQQILPSDTPSPPPGLSKPNPAAPVSSANHSTRSPFEEAVTESQSLFSDNFRHPNPIPSGLPPFPSSPQTSNEWPTAPEPQSLFTSETIPVSSSTDWQAAFGFGSSKQQEDDLGFDPFDITRKALADLIEKELSVSDQPALSPTSAQNPSPHTTAKGPGSGFLHPTAVTNANSMGGTFSALPQRFPPFQHRAVYNSFSFPGQAARYPWMAFPRNNIMHLNHTANPTSNSNFLDLAHPPQHSTGLGGIPIAGIPSSTGNGLEPLQDDNPPHWLKSLQALTEMDGPSGSLPPHHPHNNLFSTQIPLHRANWSPYPPPTNPTFHSPPPGFQTAFRPPTKTPTDLLQSSALDRH; this is encoded by the exons ATGTCCCGCAGCCCCGATGTGAAAGAAGACCCAGTGGAGTGCCCCCTTTGCATGGAACCGTTGGAAATCGATGACATCAACTTCTTTCCCTGCACATGCGGCTATCAGATCTGCCGGTTCTGCTGGCATCGTATACGCACAGACGAAAACGGGCTTTGCCCCGCTTGCAGAAAG CCATATCCCGAGGACCCGGCAGTATACAAACCCCTCTCCCAAGAGGAGCTACAGAGGataaagaatgaaaagaagCAAAAGCAGAACGAGAGGAAACAGAAAATATCAGAAAACCGCAAACATTTGGCCAGCGTGCGCGTTGTGCAGAAAAACCTCGTTTTCGTAGTGGGATTATCACAGCGGCTCGCAGACCCAGAG GTTTTAAAACGACCGGAATATTTTGGAAAGTTTGGTAAAATACACAAAGTTGTCATTAATAACAGCACATCCTATGCAGGCTCACAG GGCCCAAGCGCGAGTGCGTACGTAACGTACATCCGGTCAGAAGATGCACTCCGAGCTATCCAGTGCGTCAACAATGTGGTGGTAGACGGCAGAACACTAAAG GCATCTTTAGGTACTACGAAATACTGCAGCTACTTCTTAAAAAACATGCAGTGTCCCAAGCCAGACTGTATGTATTTACACGAATTAGGGGACGAGGCGGCCAGCTTTACAAAGGAAGAAATGCAG GCGGGCAAACATCAAGAATATGAACAGAAGCTCCTGCAGGAGTTATACAAGCTAAACCCCAACTTCCTGCATTTGTCTACGGGTACCGtcgataaaaataaaaacaaggtgACTCCGATACAGAGGTATGACGT TTCTGTCGACAAATCTCCAGAATCGATAAGTATAGGAAACGGAGATAATTTACAACAG ATATTACCAAGCGACACACCTTCACCTCCGCCAGGCTTATCGAAACCAAATCCCGCCGCCCCCGTCAGCTCAGCCAATCACAGTACGCGGTCTCCCTTCGAGGAAGCGGTGACGGAATCCCAGTCGTTATTCTCCGACAACTTCCGACACCCAAATCCTATCCCCAGCGGGCTACCTCCTTTTCCCAGCTCCCCACAGACCTCCAACGAATGGCCCACAGCGCCAGAACCTCAGTCTCTCTTCACATCAG AAACGATCCCCGTCTCCTCGTCCACAGACTGGCAAGCGGCGTTCGGGTTCGGTTCTTCCAAACAGCAAGAGGACGACTTGGGTTTTGACCCTTTCGATATCACCCGCAAAGCCTTAGCAGACTTGATCGAGAAGGAACTGTCCGTTTCGGACCAACCCGCGCTGTCGCCCACGTCCGCTCAGAATCCTTCTCCTCACACTACTGCCAAAGGGCCAGGATCTGGCTTCCTCCACCCCACCGCCGTCACCAACGCCAACTCCATGGGCGGCACGTTTTCAGCCTTGCCGCAGCGGTTCCCGCCGTTCCAGCACAGAGCGGTTTATAACTCGTTCAGTTTCCCCGGCCAGGCCGCACGGTATCCGTGGATGGCCTTCCCCCGAAACAACATCATGCACTTGAACCACACCGCAAACCCGACCTCAAACAGTAATTTCTTGGACTTGGCTCATCCTCCACAGCACAGCACGGGTCTGGGCGGCATCCCCATCGCAG GTATCCCATCATCCACAGGAAATGGTCTAGAACCTTTGCAGGACGACAATCCGCCACACTGGTTAAAATCACTGCAAGCGCTGACAGAGATGGACGGCCCCAGCGGCTCCTTACCCCCCCACCACCCTCACAACAACCTCTTCAGCACACAGATACCCCTACACAGAGCCAACTGGAGCCCATACCCTCCCCCTACAAACCCAACGTTCCACTCCCCACCACCCGGCTTCCAGACAGCCTTCAGACCACCTACAAAAACCCCTACAGATCTACTACAGAGTTCGGCCCTGGACCGTCATTAA